The Antedon mediterranea chromosome 11, ecAntMedi1.1, whole genome shotgun sequence genome window below encodes:
- the LOC140062652 gene encoding macrophage metalloelastase-like isoform X1, whose amino-acid sequence MHLCVLLICVLGSSVTVAESPDNEAAYALKYLNTYGYGNTLSKRNGEKPSIGDLSGSISQLQKFAGLDDTNGQLTPETLKLMRAPRCGVPDPVGDSNGALLETRVKRFAKMGSRWKHNDITYTMISYTSDLSKKTVDKIIKKAFNMWSAVTPLTFTLVDNTDADIRISFAKYKHQDQWEFDGKGGTLAHAFGPGSNTHGINGDLDFDDSETFTDKGYSGTDLLFTAVHELGHSLGLSHSEVVGAIMYPWYPGYIKNLQLHPDDIAGIQAIYGTPENPKTVPPPTMAAPDWTPAPTWSSEDEANFPWPNDPQCNVPFGAAANINNEIYGFERNNFWRYFLEDDKFDFMMSAATKAMYRVAPADIDAAYYYDKTNTMRLFKDGSFWDLQRGTKINNPQLISNLGKRMPPKVDAAFYSSTENKAYLFLDDSVWRYDEMIRKVDNGYPKPISVEFPGIGSKVDMAFRGEQDSVYFVTNRVLRQVDLVHRRVTKEPIFLAEAFLPCTRS is encoded by the exons ATGCATCTATGTGTTTTGCTGATATGTGTTTTAGGAAGCTCGGTTACCGTAGCAGAGTCGCCTGACAATGAAGCTGCATATGCATTG AAATACCTTAACACCTATGGCTATGGTAACACTTTAAGTAAACGTAATGGAGAGAAACCGAGCATTGGCGACTTGTCTGGTTCCATATCACAACTTCAGAAGTTTGCCGGTCTTGATGACACCAATGGACAGTTGACTCCTGAGACGTTGAAGTTAATGAGAGCTCCTCGTTGCGGTGTACCCGATCCTGTCGGCGACTCGAATGGAGCACTTTTAGAAACACGAGTGAAACGGTTTGCAAAAATGGGTTCACGATGGAAACACAATGATATAACTTACAC AATGATTAGCTACACATCCGATTTGAGCAAAAAAACTGTGGACAAAATTATCAAAAAAGCTTTTAATATGTGGTCAGCCGTGACACCATTGACGTTTACGCTCGTGGATAACACTGATGCAGACATCAGGATAAGTTTTGCAAAGTATAAGCATCAAGACCAATGGGAGTTTGACGGGAAAGGTGGAACGCTTGCGCATGCATTTGGACCAGGTAGTAATACCCATGGTATAAATGGGGACCTAGATTTTGATGATTCTGAAACATTTACGGACAAAGGTTATTCGG gaACCGATCTTTTATTCACTGCTGTTCATGAATTAGGACATTCTCTGGGTTTATCTCATTCTGAGGTTGTAGGTGCCATCATGTATCCCTGGTACCCTGGTTACATTAAAAACCTTCAACTACATCCAGACGATATTGCTGGTATTCAGGCCATATATG GTACACCAGAAAACCCCAAAACTGTACCGCCACCCACTATGGCTGCTCCTGACTGGACGCCTGCACCAACATGGAGTAGTGAAGACGAGGCGAATTTTCCATGGCCCAATGATCCGCAGTGTAATGTTCCATTCGGCGCCGCAGCCAATATAAACAATGAAATTTACGGATTTGAG AGGAATAACTTTTGGCGATACTTTTTGGAAGATGATAAATTCGATTTTATGATGTCTGCTGCTACCAAAGCCATGTATAGAGTCGCTCCAGCTGACATAGATGCTGCATATTATTACGACAAAACAAACACTATGCGTTTATTCAAAG ATGGTTCGTTTTGGGATTTACAAAGAGGTACGAAAATAAACAATCCACAGCTGATCTCCAACTTGGGAAAGAGAATGCCGCCTAAAGTAGATGCAGCTTTCTATTCCAGTACCGAGAACAAGGCGTACTTATTCCTCGATGACAGTGTATGGCGATATGACGAAATGATTAGAAAGGTAGACAACGGATATCCGAAGCCCATATCGGTAGAATTCCCGGGTATAGGTTCCAAGGTCGATATGGCCTTTCGTGGTGAACAAG attCAGTTTACTTTGTGACAAATCGGGTTTTAAGACAGGTTGATTTGGTCCACCGTAGAGTAACGAAAGAGCCTATATTCTTGGCTGAAGCTTTTCTTCCTTGCACACGATCCTAA
- the LOC140062652 gene encoding macrophage metalloelastase-like isoform X2, which yields MRAPRCGVPDPVGDSNGALLETRVKRFAKMGSRWKHNDITYTMISYTSDLSKKTVDKIIKKAFNMWSAVTPLTFTLVDNTDADIRISFAKYKHQDQWEFDGKGGTLAHAFGPGSNTHGINGDLDFDDSETFTDKGYSGTDLLFTAVHELGHSLGLSHSEVVGAIMYPWYPGYIKNLQLHPDDIAGIQAIYGTPENPKTVPPPTMAAPDWTPAPTWSSEDEANFPWPNDPQCNVPFGAAANINNEIYGFERNNFWRYFLEDDKFDFMMSAATKAMYRVAPADIDAAYYYDKTNTMRLFKDGSFWDLQRGTKINNPQLISNLGKRMPPKVDAAFYSSTENKAYLFLDDSVWRYDEMIRKVDNGYPKPISVEFPGIGSKVDMAFRGEQDSVYFVTNRVLRQVDLVHRRVTKEPIFLAEAFLPCTRS from the exons ATGAGAGCTCCTCGTTGCGGTGTACCCGATCCTGTCGGCGACTCGAATGGAGCACTTTTAGAAACACGAGTGAAACGGTTTGCAAAAATGGGTTCACGATGGAAACACAATGATATAACTTACAC AATGATTAGCTACACATCCGATTTGAGCAAAAAAACTGTGGACAAAATTATCAAAAAAGCTTTTAATATGTGGTCAGCCGTGACACCATTGACGTTTACGCTCGTGGATAACACTGATGCAGACATCAGGATAAGTTTTGCAAAGTATAAGCATCAAGACCAATGGGAGTTTGACGGGAAAGGTGGAACGCTTGCGCATGCATTTGGACCAGGTAGTAATACCCATGGTATAAATGGGGACCTAGATTTTGATGATTCTGAAACATTTACGGACAAAGGTTATTCGG gaACCGATCTTTTATTCACTGCTGTTCATGAATTAGGACATTCTCTGGGTTTATCTCATTCTGAGGTTGTAGGTGCCATCATGTATCCCTGGTACCCTGGTTACATTAAAAACCTTCAACTACATCCAGACGATATTGCTGGTATTCAGGCCATATATG GTACACCAGAAAACCCCAAAACTGTACCGCCACCCACTATGGCTGCTCCTGACTGGACGCCTGCACCAACATGGAGTAGTGAAGACGAGGCGAATTTTCCATGGCCCAATGATCCGCAGTGTAATGTTCCATTCGGCGCCGCAGCCAATATAAACAATGAAATTTACGGATTTGAG AGGAATAACTTTTGGCGATACTTTTTGGAAGATGATAAATTCGATTTTATGATGTCTGCTGCTACCAAAGCCATGTATAGAGTCGCTCCAGCTGACATAGATGCTGCATATTATTACGACAAAACAAACACTATGCGTTTATTCAAAG ATGGTTCGTTTTGGGATTTACAAAGAGGTACGAAAATAAACAATCCACAGCTGATCTCCAACTTGGGAAAGAGAATGCCGCCTAAAGTAGATGCAGCTTTCTATTCCAGTACCGAGAACAAGGCGTACTTATTCCTCGATGACAGTGTATGGCGATATGACGAAATGATTAGAAAGGTAGACAACGGATATCCGAAGCCCATATCGGTAGAATTCCCGGGTATAGGTTCCAAGGTCGATATGGCCTTTCGTGGTGAACAAG attCAGTTTACTTTGTGACAAATCGGGTTTTAAGACAGGTTGATTTGGTCCACCGTAGAGTAACGAAAGAGCCTATATTCTTGGCTGAAGCTTTTCTTCCTTGCACACGATCCTAA